The Anoxybacillus flavithermus genome has a segment encoding these proteins:
- a CDS encoding 30S ribosomal protein S15 yields the protein MALTQERKNEIINQFKIHETDTGSPEVQVAILTEQINNLNDHLRVHRKDHHSRRGLLKMVGRRRNLLTYLRNKDINRYRELINKLGLRR from the coding sequence ATGGCATTAACACAAGAGCGTAAAAACGAGATCATCAACCAGTTCAAAATTCACGAAACTGACACAGGTTCTCCTGAAGTACAAGTTGCTATCCTTACAGAGCAAATTAACAACTTGAACGATCATTTACGCGTTCATCGTAAAGACCATCATTCTCGTCGTGGTCTTTTGAAAATGGTTGGTCGTCGTCGTAACTTACTTACGTACTTACGCAACAAAGATATCAACCGTTATCGTGAATTGATTAACAAACTCGGATTACGCCGATAA
- a CDS encoding riboflavin biosynthesis protein RibF, which produces MKTIWLSYPLDQKNDDPLVMALGFFDGVHLGHQKVIQTAKQIADDHQYKSAVMTFHPHPSVVLGRSKQHVRFITPLKEKERQIAKLGVDYLYVVEFTPAFADLLPQQFVDEYIIGLGVKHVVAGFDFTYGRLGKGTMETLPFHSRQQFTQTVIPKQTFGEAKISSTYIRQCLAEGDVEQLPDLLGRLYEVTGTVVHGDKRGRTIGFPTANVALDDDYIIPRLGVYAVTVTIDDKTWAGVCNVGYKPTFHTKQPKEPTIEVHVFDFSADIYGASVSIQWHKRLRDERAFSSVHELVEQIQRDVQAAREYFQNPLAFYRKNMYSI; this is translated from the coding sequence ATGAAAACGATTTGGCTTTCCTATCCGTTAGATCAAAAAAATGATGATCCGCTTGTCATGGCGCTCGGTTTTTTCGACGGCGTCCATCTTGGACATCAAAAAGTGATTCAAACAGCGAAACAAATAGCGGACGACCATCAATACAAAAGCGCAGTTATGACGTTTCATCCGCATCCATCTGTCGTGCTAGGGCGCTCGAAACAACATGTTCGTTTTATTACGCCGTTAAAAGAAAAAGAAAGGCAAATAGCCAAACTCGGCGTTGATTATTTATACGTTGTTGAATTTACACCAGCATTTGCCGATTTGTTGCCACAGCAATTTGTTGATGAATATATTATCGGACTCGGTGTGAAACACGTTGTAGCAGGATTTGACTTTACGTACGGTCGTTTAGGGAAAGGGACGATGGAAACATTGCCATTTCATTCCCGTCAACAATTTACGCAAACGGTTATTCCAAAACAGACGTTCGGTGAAGCGAAAATTAGTTCGACATATATTCGCCAATGTTTAGCTGAAGGGGACGTTGAGCAACTTCCCGATTTGCTTGGGCGATTATACGAAGTGACAGGCACGGTTGTTCATGGGGATAAGCGTGGGCGTACAATCGGATTTCCAACAGCCAATGTTGCGCTTGACGATGATTACATCATTCCGCGTCTCGGGGTATATGCGGTAACAGTTACGATCGACGATAAAACGTGGGCGGGAGTATGTAACGTTGGATATAAGCCGACATTTCATACGAAACAACCAAAAGAGCCAACGATTGAAGTGCATGTATTCGATTTTTCAGCAGACATTTACGGGGCGAGCGTATCAATCCAATGGCATAAACGCTTACGTGACGAACGAGCGTTTTCTTCTGTTCACGAGCTGGTCGAACAAATTCAACGCGACGTGCAAGCGGCACGTGAATATTTTCAAAATCCCCTTGCATTTTATCGGAAAAACATGTATTCTATTTAA
- a CDS encoding tRNA pseudouridine(55) synthase TruB, translating into MDGVLLLHKPAGMTSHDCVMRIRKLFQTKKVGHTGTLDPDVCGVLPICIGKATKIVELLTAEKKTYEGEVTLGIATTTEDASGDVVSIKPIERSIARHEIEHVLAELTGEIEQIPPMYSAVKVNGKKLYEYARAGIDVERPKRHVHIYELQLLDDRQVFAGERISFRFRVTCSKGTYVRTLAVQIGEQLGYPAHMSHLVRTASGSFTLDQCVTFADIEQHLSAGTAHTLLLPIERALAHLPTYVLNDEEERKVKNGALLPVLSDMPARLLMVNKQGEALAIYMLHPTKQGYMKPLKVL; encoded by the coding sequence ATGGACGGAGTGTTATTGTTACATAAACCTGCAGGCATGACGTCGCACGATTGCGTCATGCGTATTCGTAAGCTATTTCAAACGAAAAAAGTTGGTCATACAGGAACGCTCGATCCTGACGTATGTGGTGTATTGCCCATTTGCATTGGCAAAGCAACAAAAATTGTTGAGCTATTAACAGCGGAGAAAAAAACGTATGAAGGAGAAGTGACGTTAGGGATAGCAACGACAACGGAAGATGCATCGGGTGATGTTGTTTCAATCAAACCGATAGAACGGTCGATCGCTCGCCATGAAATTGAACATGTATTGGCTGAGCTGACGGGGGAGATTGAACAAATTCCACCGATGTATTCTGCAGTAAAAGTAAATGGGAAAAAATTATATGAGTACGCACGCGCGGGGATTGATGTCGAACGACCGAAACGACATGTGCATATTTACGAGTTGCAACTCCTTGATGACAGGCAAGTATTTGCAGGTGAGCGTATATCGTTTCGTTTTCGAGTGACGTGCAGTAAAGGAACGTATGTGCGTACACTTGCGGTTCAAATAGGCGAACAACTCGGATATCCAGCGCATATGTCACATCTTGTTCGCACAGCGTCTGGCTCTTTTACGCTCGATCAATGTGTAACATTTGCTGACATCGAACAACATTTGTCAGCTGGCACAGCGCATACGCTGCTTTTACCGATTGAACGAGCGTTAGCTCATTTGCCGACATATGTACTGAACGATGAAGAAGAGAGAAAAGTAAAAAATGGGGCGCTCTTACCTGTCCTCTCTGACATGCCTGCGCGTCTATTGATGGTGAATAAACAAGGTGAAGCGTTAGCCATTTACATGCTTCATCCGACAAAGCAAGGCTATATGAAACCTTTAAAAGTATTGTAG
- a CDS encoding ribosome-binding factor A, producing the protein MSLRATRVGEQMKKELSDIIGRKLKDPRIGFVTVTDVRVTGDLQQAKVYISVLGDEEQKKNTLKGLAKATGFIRSEIGQRIRLRKTPEIYFEIDETIDYGQRIESLIKQISEEKEHKEE; encoded by the coding sequence ATGAGTTTGCGAGCCACACGTGTAGGCGAACAAATGAAAAAAGAATTAAGCGATATTATCGGACGCAAACTAAAAGACCCGCGCATCGGTTTCGTTACTGTAACAGATGTTCGAGTAACGGGCGATTTGCAACAAGCAAAAGTATATATTTCTGTGCTCGGGGATGAAGAGCAAAAGAAAAATACGCTCAAAGGATTAGCGAAAGCAACCGGATTTATTCGTTCGGAAATTGGTCAGCGTATTCGTTTGCGCAAGACGCCAGAAATTTACTTTGAAATTGATGAAACAATTGATTACGGACAACGCATTGAAAGTTTAATTAAACAAATTTCCGAAGAAAAAGAACATAAAGAAGAATAA
- a CDS encoding translation initiation factor IF-2, with product MSKMRVYEYAKKHNLSSKDVIHKLKEMNIDVSNHMTMIEADVVEKLDRSFNKEQKQETKKEEKKVPVKTPVLEQFEEDEDEVIQTKVPIKKAVVKNREGKKHDLQIQQKEKKIFNNKKNKKQKPQQAPQQEVQKKKEKELPKKITFEGSLTVAELAKKLGKEPSEIIKKLFMLGIIATINKDLDKDAIELICSDYGVEVEEKVTIDETEFETIEIVDNPEDLVERPPVVTIMGHVDHGKTTLLDSIRHTKVTEQEAGGITQHIGAYQVVVNGKKITFLDTPGHEAFTTMRARGAQVTDIVILVVAADDGVMPQTVEAINHAKAAKVPIIVAVNKIDKPTANPDRVMQELMEYELVPEEWGGDTIYCKLSALTGEGIDNLLEMILLVSEMEELKANPNRRATGTVIEAKLDKGRGPVATLLVQSGTLRVGDPIVVGYTYGRVRAMTNDLGRRVKEAGPSTPVEITGLNEVPQAGDRFMVFEDEKKARQIGEARAQKQIVQQRSVKARVSLDDLFEKIKQGEMKELNIIVKADVQGSVEALVAALQKIEVEGVRVKIIHSGVGAVTEYDIMLASASNAIVIGFNVRPDANAKRVAEAEKVDIRLHRIIYKVIEEIEAAMKGMLDPEYEEKVIGQAEVRQTFKVSKVGTIAGCYVTDGKITRDSSVRLIRQGIVVYEGQIDTLKRYKDDVKEVAQGYECGITIKNFNDIKEGDVIEAYVMQEVVRK from the coding sequence ATGTCAAAAATGCGTGTATACGAATATGCCAAAAAACATAATCTGTCAAGTAAAGATGTCATCCATAAATTAAAAGAAATGAACATCGACGTATCCAATCATATGACGATGATTGAAGCGGATGTTGTTGAAAAATTAGATCGTTCATTTAACAAAGAGCAAAAACAAGAAACGAAAAAAGAAGAAAAGAAAGTACCTGTGAAAACACCTGTTTTAGAACAGTTTGAAGAAGATGAAGACGAAGTGATTCAAACGAAAGTGCCGATTAAAAAAGCAGTAGTCAAAAATCGCGAAGGGAAAAAACACGACTTGCAAATCCAACAAAAAGAAAAGAAAATTTTCAATAACAAAAAGAATAAAAAACAAAAACCTCAGCAAGCTCCACAACAAGAAGTGCAAAAGAAAAAAGAAAAAGAGCTTCCGAAAAAAATTACATTCGAAGGTTCATTAACCGTTGCCGAATTGGCGAAAAAGTTAGGCAAGGAGCCTTCTGAAATTATTAAAAAGTTATTTATGCTCGGCATTATTGCAACGATTAACAAAGATTTAGATAAAGATGCGATCGAGTTAATTTGCTCCGATTACGGTGTGGAAGTAGAAGAAAAAGTAACGATTGACGAAACAGAATTTGAGACCATTGAAATTGTCGATAACCCAGAAGATTTAGTCGAACGTCCACCTGTCGTCACGATTATGGGACACGTTGACCACGGAAAAACAACGTTGCTTGACTCGATTCGTCATACGAAAGTGACAGAACAAGAGGCAGGCGGTATTACACAACATATCGGTGCATATCAAGTTGTTGTGAACGGCAAAAAAATTACATTTTTAGATACACCGGGTCATGAAGCGTTTACAACGATGCGTGCACGCGGTGCACAAGTAACGGATATCGTCATTCTTGTTGTTGCAGCGGATGATGGTGTGATGCCACAAACTGTTGAAGCGATTAACCATGCGAAAGCGGCAAAAGTTCCGATCATCGTCGCGGTCAATAAAATCGACAAACCAACAGCAAATCCAGATCGCGTCATGCAGGAGCTAATGGAATACGAACTCGTTCCAGAAGAATGGGGCGGAGATACAATTTATTGTAAATTATCGGCGTTAACTGGAGAAGGAATTGACAACTTACTCGAAATGATTTTGCTTGTGAGTGAAATGGAAGAACTAAAAGCAAATCCAAACCGCCGTGCGACAGGAACGGTCATTGAAGCAAAATTAGATAAAGGTCGCGGACCTGTTGCAACCCTTCTCGTTCAATCGGGTACATTGCGTGTCGGTGATCCAATTGTTGTTGGTTATACGTACGGACGCGTGCGGGCAATGACAAACGACCTTGGTCGTCGCGTAAAAGAAGCAGGGCCATCTACCCCTGTCGAAATTACAGGCTTAAACGAAGTACCGCAAGCAGGCGATCGCTTTATGGTATTTGAAGATGAGAAAAAAGCGCGTCAAATTGGCGAGGCGCGTGCTCAAAAACAAATTGTGCAACAACGAAGTGTAAAAGCACGCGTTAGCCTAGATGACTTGTTTGAAAAAATTAAACAAGGCGAAATGAAAGAGTTGAACATTATCGTCAAAGCGGATGTACAAGGCTCTGTTGAAGCGCTTGTTGCCGCATTGCAAAAAATCGAAGTAGAAGGTGTACGTGTCAAAATTATTCACTCTGGTGTTGGTGCAGTAACAGAGTATGACATTATGCTTGCATCGGCATCGAATGCGATTGTGATCGGCTTTAACGTTCGTCCGGATGCGAATGCCAAACGTGTCGCAGAAGCAGAAAAAGTAGATATTCGTCTCCACCGTATCATTTACAAAGTTATCGAAGAAATTGAAGCAGCGATGAAAGGGATGCTTGATCCAGAGTATGAAGAAAAAGTCATCGGTCAAGCAGAAGTTCGTCAAACATTTAAAGTATCGAAAGTCGGTACGATTGCAGGATGCTATGTAACAGATGGGAAAATTACGCGCGATAGTAGCGTTCGCCTCATTCGTCAAGGCATCGTCGTTTATGAAGGACAAATCGATACGTTAAAACGTTACAAAGACGATGTAAAAGAAGTGGCACAAGGATACGAGTGCGGGATAACGATTAAAAACTTCAACGATATTAAAGAGGGCGACGTTATCGAAGCGTATGTCATGCAAGAAGTGGTACGTAAATGA
- a CDS encoding 50S ribosomal protein L7, whose translation MNHKPWASFLGLANRARKVISGEELVVKEIQRKRAKLVILSEDASENTRKKISDKCAFYRVPLCYVDNRHELGSAIGKGARVVVAITDEGFAQKLKTML comes from the coding sequence ATGAATCATAAACCGTGGGCTTCTTTTCTCGGGCTAGCGAATCGGGCGCGCAAAGTCATTTCGGGAGAAGAGCTTGTTGTAAAAGAAATTCAGCGTAAACGCGCGAAGCTTGTCATTTTATCGGAAGATGCATCAGAAAATACGAGAAAAAAAATTTCCGATAAATGCGCATTTTATCGCGTTCCGCTTTGTTACGTGGACAATCGCCATGAGTTAGGCAGTGCGATTGGAAAAGGAGCACGAGTTGTTGTAGCGATTACAGATGAAGGATTCGCACAAAAGCTGAAAACGATGCTCTAA
- a CDS encoding RNA-binding protein, protein MPKKIPMRKCVVTGEMKPKKELIRIVRSKEGDVSIDPTGKKAGRGAYITLSKECILLAKKKNTLAHHLKATIDDAIYEQLLQLAEKENGETNES, encoded by the coding sequence ATGCCAAAAAAAATTCCGATGCGTAAATGTGTTGTCACAGGGGAAATGAAACCGAAAAAAGAGCTCATTCGCATCGTTCGTTCGAAAGAAGGAGATGTGTCGATTGATCCGACGGGAAAAAAAGCCGGGCGCGGTGCGTACATTACGTTAAGTAAAGAATGCATTTTGCTTGCGAAAAAGAAAAATACACTTGCGCATCATTTAAAAGCGACCATTGACGATGCCATTTACGAACAGTTGTTACAGCTTGCTGAGAAGGAGAACGGAGAAACAAATGAATCATAA
- the nusA gene encoding transcription termination/antitermination protein NusA (modifies transcription through interactions with RNA polymerase affecting elongation, readthrough, termination, and antitermination), whose product MNTELLDALTALERDKGISKEVLIEAIEAAIVSAYKRNFNQAQNVRVDFNQETGTIRVFARKEVVDEVYDSRLEISLDEAKRINPNYQVGDVVEIEVTPKNFGRIAAQTAKQVVTQRVREAERGVIYAEFVDREEDIMTGIVQRTDSKFIYVSLGKIEALLPVSEQMPNETYKPHDRIKVYITKVEKTTKGPQIYVSRTHPGLLKRLFELEVPEIYDGTVEIKSVAREAGDRSKISVHSDNPEVDPVGACVGPKGQRVQAIVNELKGEKIDIVRWSADPVEFVANALSPSKVLDVIVNEEEKATTVIVPDYQLSLAIGKRGQNARLAAKLTNWKIDIKSQSEAEQLGIYPRSSSSFQVDEEEISEVE is encoded by the coding sequence ATGAATACAGAGTTGTTAGATGCTTTAACGGCGCTTGAGCGCGATAAAGGCATTAGTAAAGAAGTGTTAATTGAAGCCATAGAGGCAGCGATCGTGTCCGCTTATAAGCGCAATTTTAATCAAGCGCAAAACGTACGTGTTGATTTTAATCAAGAAACGGGAACGATTCGCGTATTTGCTCGCAAAGAAGTCGTTGATGAAGTGTACGATTCACGTTTAGAAATTTCGCTTGATGAGGCGAAGCGAATCAACCCAAATTATCAAGTAGGCGACGTTGTTGAAATTGAAGTGACGCCGAAAAACTTCGGGCGTATCGCTGCCCAAACAGCAAAACAAGTCGTCACGCAGCGTGTTCGCGAAGCAGAACGAGGCGTCATTTATGCCGAGTTTGTTGATCGTGAAGAAGATATTATGACTGGCATTGTACAACGGACGGACTCAAAATTTATTTACGTCAGCCTTGGCAAAATCGAGGCGTTGCTTCCGGTGAGCGAACAAATGCCGAATGAAACATATAAGCCGCATGATCGCATTAAAGTGTACATTACAAAAGTAGAGAAAACGACAAAAGGACCACAAATTTACGTATCGCGCACACATCCAGGACTACTAAAACGATTGTTTGAATTAGAAGTGCCGGAGATTTATGACGGGACGGTCGAAATTAAGTCTGTTGCACGCGAAGCAGGAGATCGCTCGAAAATTTCTGTTCATTCGGATAACCCAGAAGTCGATCCGGTTGGTGCATGTGTGGGGCCAAAAGGACAACGAGTACAAGCGATTGTAAACGAGTTAAAGGGCGAAAAAATCGATATCGTCCGCTGGTCAGCCGATCCAGTTGAATTTGTAGCCAATGCGTTAAGTCCATCTAAAGTGCTTGACGTCATCGTGAATGAAGAAGAGAAAGCAACGACGGTCATTGTGCCGGATTATCAATTATCGCTTGCGATCGGAAAACGTGGTCAAAATGCTCGTTTAGCGGCAAAATTAACAAATTGGAAAATTGATATTAAAAGTCAATCGGAAGCGGAACAATTAGGTATTTACCCTCGTTCTTCATCATCGTTCCAAGTTGACGAAGAGGAGATTAGTGAGGTGGAATAA
- a CDS encoding ribosome maturation factor RimP yields MKKVTHIVEELVTPIVTHMGLELVDIEYVKEGKNWFLRVFIDSPTGVDIDQCGVVSERLSEKLDEIDPIPHNYFLEVSSPGAERPLKKMKDFERAVGKNVYVKTYEPIDGQKEFEGLLTAFDGQNVTVEVKVKTKKKTITIPYEKVASARLAVIFS; encoded by the coding sequence ATGAAGAAAGTCACACACATCGTCGAGGAGCTCGTCACCCCGATCGTCACGCATATGGGGTTAGAACTTGTCGATATTGAATATGTGAAAGAAGGTAAGAATTGGTTTTTGCGCGTGTTTATCGATTCTCCAACGGGAGTTGATATCGATCAATGCGGTGTCGTAAGTGAGCGGTTAAGCGAAAAGCTTGATGAAATCGATCCTATTCCCCACAATTATTTTTTAGAAGTATCATCACCGGGGGCGGAGCGTCCGCTCAAAAAGATGAAAGACTTCGAACGCGCTGTCGGAAAAAACGTTTATGTGAAAACGTATGAACCGATTGACGGCCAAAAAGAGTTCGAAGGGCTTTTAACCGCATTTGATGGGCAAAACGTGACGGTAGAAGTGAAAGTGAAAACAAAGAAAAAAACAATCACGATTCCATATGAAAAAGTAGCTAGTGCACGGCTAGCTGTCATCTTTTCTTAA